A single region of the Diadema setosum chromosome 14, eeDiaSeto1, whole genome shotgun sequence genome encodes:
- the LOC140238242 gene encoding neuropeptide CCHamide-1 receptor-like produces MTWTTTASSTTMESFSSSSFSWTINETMSCEADWSLHKIWGPFFLILVAIFGFMANLSLVVIVLRYKHLQMPPNILVLNLAIGDMVYLLVSTPFHAEHEIHACWQFGLVVCKLSNSMQVLSQGVCVYSLMAGSIERYCAIARPVRDNSNVSAHLKTSLVVVLIWVVSLALSIPILKIANMPLESTCVYLPHATQTAVIHETFRFAVMYVIPLFIIAFSYAKMSRTLILSTSRFSGERQPGAAQQLNTRRRIAIMLLTIAVFFGISWLPYFTYSLWFQYSFDYRLDMHIKVAHVFRQVRFILAFLNTCFNPVVVYLLSTSYRRALVHTLRCRPSCELGRDAVRSTYSAYKNSVVTAKKRVNNQNSGCYESTDMTVLSS; encoded by the exons ATGACGTG GACCACCACTGCCAGCTCTACCACCATGGAGTCGTTTAGCTCCTCCAGCTTCTCATGGACCATCAATGAAACAATGTCGTGCGAGGCTGACTGGAGCTTGCACAAGATTTGGGGACCTTTCTTCCTCATCCTCGTGGCCATCTTCGGTTTCATGGCAAACCTGAGCCTCGTGGTCATCGTTCTGCGTTACAAGCATCTCCAGATGCCCCCAAACATCCTAGTGCTGAACCTGGCCATCGGGGACATGGTCTACCTCCTCGTCTCCACGCCTTTTCACGCCGAGCACGAGATCCACGCCTGCTGGCAGTTCGGTCTCGTGGTGTGCAAGCTCAGCAACAGCATGCAGGTGCTGTCGCAGGGCGTGTGCGTCTATTCCCTGATGGCGGGCAGTATCGAGCGGTACTGCGCCATCGCGCGTCCGGTCCGTGACAACAGCAACGTTTCTGCCCACCTCAAGACGTCTCTGGTGGTCGTCCTCATTTGGGTAGTGTCGTTGGCCTTGTCCATCCCCATCTTGAAGATAGCCAATATGCCACTGGAGTCCACGTGCGTTTACCTGCCGCATGCCACCCAGACGGCGGTGATTCATGAGACATTCAGATTCGCTGTCATGTACGTCATCCCTCTCTTCATCATCGCATTCTCCTATGCCAAGATGTCGCGAACACTCATCCTGAGTACATCCCGTTTCTCCGGGGAACGCCAGCCGGGTGCCGCCCAGCAGCTCAACACGCGACGACGGATAGCCATCATGTTGCTCACTATTGCGGTCTTCTTCGGCATCTCATGGCTGCCTTACTTCACCTACTCCCTGTGGTTCCAGTATTCTTTCGACTACCGACTAGACATGCACATCAAAGTGGCCCACGTGTTCCGGCAAGTCCGCTTCATCCTTGCCTTCCTGAACACCTGCTTTAACCCTGTCGTTGTCTACCTGCTCAGCACGAGCTACAGACGAGCGCTGGTCCACACCCTTCGGTGTCGCCCATCCTGCGAGCTTGGACGGGACGCCGTGAGGAGCACGTACTCTGCCTACAAGAACAGTGTGGTGACGGCCAAAAAGAGGGTTAACAATCAGAACAGCGGATGCTACGAAAGCACGGACATGACCGTCCTCAGTTCGTGA